A stretch of Ranitomeya variabilis isolate aRanVar5 chromosome 3, aRanVar5.hap1, whole genome shotgun sequence DNA encodes these proteins:
- the LOC143815009 gene encoding B- and T-lymphocyte attenuator-like: protein MDTFVPASWRGLVVLYMIVILSPARSLVNGDRSSCTPRITMEGNQNSGTLPGQSLVLNCIVRLCDLELPNVTWCKIVEQQCEPLSTRDGIYSKLEAQREGSTVYVLKFDSVQINDTGYYHCKAKFKNQEVIGRTVELNILGESVIKNSTAINTTETGNTTKGTDTIRNMTLLLYIASTLGGLCVIIITISLLTYCIRHLKVKHRSSSQDPVATEELPFVSMSGSLKNCSKQTQGGTLKDTDQTAVTVEVTYDNAHLGYKSTPKEEDSIVYADLNYSSKKTIFQFEDNHEIEYATVHTQS from the exons GAGACAGATCATCGTGTACACCCAGAATAACCATGGAAggaaaccaaaactcaggcactttACCAGGGCAGTCTCTTGTCCTGAATTGCATTGTGCGGCTCTGTGACCTGGAATTACCCAATGTTACTTGGTGTAAAATAGTGGAACAACAGTGTGAGCCCTTGAGCACCAGAGATGGGATCTACTCTAAGCTGGAGGCCCAGAGAGAAGGCAGCACTGTCTATGTTCTGAAATTTGACTCTGTACAAATTAACGACACTGGATATTATCATTGTAAAGCCAAGTTTAAGAATCAGGAGGTAATAGGCCGCACGGTAGAACTTAATATTTTGG GAGAAAGTGTGATCAAAAATTCCACTGCAATAAATACCACAGAGACAG GCAACACCACAAAGGGAACAGATACTATTCGGAATATGACATTATTGTTATACATTGCATCAACCCTGGGAGGGCTCTGTGTTATTATTATCACCATCTCCTTGTTGACTTACTGTATAAGACATCTTAAAG TAAAGCACAGGTCATCATCTCAGGACCCTGTGGCTACTGAAGAG CTCCCGTTTGTATCCATGTCAGGAAGTCTGAAGAACTGTTCGAAACAGACACAAGGAGGAACTCTGAAGGACACAGACCAGACTGCCGTAACTGTTGAGGTCACATATGACAATGCCCACTTGGGTTACAAGTCCACTCCAAAAGAAGAAGACTCCATTGTCTATGCTGATCTAAACTACAGCAGCAAAAAGACAATTTTTCAGTTTGAAGATAACCATGAAATTGAGTATGCCACAGTACATACACAGTCCTGA